The genome window GCGACGATCGTCCGCCCCGCCGCGAGGTCGGGCGCGATCTGCGGCAGAATCGATGCCACGTACTCGTAGGACAGACCGTGGAAGCCGTACCGGCGCACGCCCGCCTCGTAGTACTCCCACGGGAGCGCGTACAGATCGGCCAGCAGGGGATGATCCCGATGGAAAGCGGTGTCGAAACACGCGACCTGCGGCAGATCTCGCCGCCAGGCTCGCACTGCCCGGATCGCGGCCAGGTTCTGCGGCTGGTGCAGGGGCGCCAGCGGCACGAGGGCCTCGATCTGCCGGTAGACGTCATCGTCGACCAGCGTCGGCCGCGTGAAGACGGTCCCGCCGTGGACGACGCGATGTCCGACCGCAGCGAGGGCATCATCGCCGCGGTGCTCACGAAGCCAGCCGACCACGAGGCCGATCGCATCCTCGGGCGTACGCGCTTCGCTCGCGGTGAGATCGCGAGCGATCCCACCGCCGCCGGCGCGGTCCACGGTGAGACGCGGCTGCGTTCCGAGGCCCTCGACTTCGCCGTGAGCGCGCGGCGGCGCCAGCACGTCGCGGCCATCGGCGTCGAAGAGCGCGAACTTCAGACTCGACGAGCCCGCGTTGAGAACCAGGATCGA of Candidatus Eisenbacteria bacterium contains these proteins:
- a CDS encoding acetate kinase translates to MTRGSILVLNAGSSSLKFALFDADGRDVLAPPRAHGEVEGLGTQPRLTVDRAGGGGIARDLTASEARTPEDAIGLVVGWLREHRGDDALAAVGHRVVHGGTVFTRPTLVDDDVYRQIEALVPLAPLHQPQNLAAIRAVRAWRRDLPQVACFDTAFHRDHPLLADLYALPWEYYEAGVRRYGFHGLSYEYVASILPQIAPDLAAGRTIVA